A segment of the uncultured Desulfobulbus sp. genome:
AGCATCCACGCTCATTCTGAAAGTGGCAAGGGTGACGGGGCGGCAGGTGCCCACCCCTCCGGCGGGGCTCAGGTTCTGGGGCTTATTTTCAAAGAATTACCCACAAATTCTGCGGACGAGGCGCCAAAAGGACCGGAATTGTCTGTGTTTTAAACGGGGGTCGGCTCTCACGCCGGTCGGTTATCCGCACGTTACGAGGTCGAGTAGACCGGTGTTGCTTCCCACATTAACTGAACAACCATCACCTGATTATCCTGTTAATATAAGCTGATTATTTTGCAGACATCCTCCGGAGCGTAGAGCGCAACCCGGAGGATGTTTTGTTTCCGGCACTCTCAGAACGGAACGTTTTCCCGATTCTCTTTTTCGACTACCCAGTAGGGTTTTTCTTCTTCCTGTGTCATGTGACGACAGTGGTCCCGAACCAAGGCCTGCAGTTCATCGATGACCTCGAGGAGATTCGATACAAAACGGATGTGATCTTCAGCTTTCATGTGATTTCACCTGAGGTTAGAGTAATTCGGAGTCTGCCATGCGGACATGGTCAGGGGTCACGGTCTGGGATTTTTCAGCCGCTGCGGCGATAAGGCTGCCTCTGGCGAGATGATTCGCTTTTCTGAACAAACCGCCGGAACCTTGGTGGACAGCCGTCAGCGCAGCATCCTCAAACGGGGAGTTCTGCAATCCAGCGATCGCCAGATGATGGCGGATGTAGCGTTCCATCCCCTCCCTGTCCACCGCCTCAAGGTGGGCACGTGCCACCACTCTAGAGGCAAGAGGGATAGCAGTGCGGTACAGCAGGTTGTCCGCCAGGTTGTTCTGGCCCGCCAGGATAATAGGGAGCCAGGGCTTGGAGTCGCCTTCAAACTGGGTCATGGTGTGCAACTCCGAAAAGACATCGAGCCGCAGCAGTGAGGCCTCGTCAATAACCAACAAAGGTTGCTGTTTTTTGGTGGCCACAAGGTTCTGTATCTGGCTCCTGATCAGCCTGGTCAAAACCGCCCTTGAAGAAGAGGCGGTGTGTATATCGAGCTCGGCCAGCAGCTGTCGATACACCTCCAGGATGGAGCCGCTGGTTGCCGTGACCCAGAGCACTTTATGTGCAGACGGGTGCAGTTTGCCGGTCGACCACCGCAACGCCGTTGATTTCCCAGCCCCGACCTCGCCGGTCAACAGGGCGATGCCGCCGATCCTGATCACGTAGTCGACCCGTTGGCCGAGGGCCAGGAGCGCAGGCGTCTTGAGGATGGACTCAAGTTCGATATCCGGAGTAAACGGTTCCCTTGTCAACCCGAAGAAGGCCCTATAGCTCACGTTGCTCCTCCTGCGACATAAATGGGAGCTGCCCTTGAACCGGCTTATCCCTCGTGATCTCAGAGTTTATTTTAAGATCCACCGGGACAAGCAGGCCATGGGATGTGCCCTTGTGGATGATTTCCACCCTGTGGGGTTTGTGTTCGTGATAGAGCAGGCTGAGCTGTTCACCGATAAACCTGGTCGGTGCTTCAAAGAGCCGATTGTTGATCGAAACGGTACGGTCTTTAGAGACCCGGCGCCGAACCTCCTTGCGAAAATGGTCTTCAAGGTCTCGCGGGGCGGCCCGTATCAGCTCGATGTGGTCACCAAAGCGGATGAGTGGCGCCTGGCTGGTGCTGGAATGACAGCGCTGATGGTAGTCTTCGCGCACCCACAGATCCAGGGCCACATTGATATCGTGCAAGGAACCGCCAAGAAAAGAAGGCAGAAACTGGGAACGGACCGTGCGGAAGAAACGCTCGATCTTGCCTCTTCCTTGCGGGGTATAGGGGGGAGTATGGACCAGGGCAATGCCCAGCGAGGCGCAGATCCGCTCGAGGTGGCGGGAGCGAAAGGCCGCCCCGTTGTCCACGTACAGTTTTCTAGGGATGCCTCTGGTCAGCAATGCCTGCCTGAAGGCATCCAGCCAGCTGTCCAGCCCTTCCGAGAGGTAGAACTCAGCGTGGGGCAACAAACGGGAATGGTCGTCGAGAAAAGCGATCAGGTACGTCTTTTTCTTCCGCTCGTCCGTCTCGACCTTCGGGCCATGCATCACGTCCGATTGCCAGATATCGTTGGGATATTGCGCTTCGTAGCGGCGCCTGTCGACCTTGCCAACGGACGTGTTGCCGGAGAGCCCTTCCTGCTTGAGAATTCGGTACGCCGTTGTCAGGGAAACCGGCATGCCCGGCGGCATCAGTTGCCTCTTTTCCATTTCCGCAAGCAGTTTGACGACCGGCAGCCCTGCCAATTCTTTGCGGAGCTTGACAAGGGAAAGAACGGTTTCTTCGTCGACCCGGCGGCTGCGCCCCCGGTCCGAGCGTGGCTGGGGATACAGTGAAGCCAGTTGTCGACCGCTGTTTTGATACAGCGAGACCCATCTGCGGATCGTGGATTCGGCGATCCGGGTGCGGCAGGAATGCGGGATATGCCATCGCTGCTCGCTCTTTTCCCTGATTCGTTCCGCCATTTCACCGGGCTCAAGTTGACTGCAGACCAGCTCGCTGATCACCCCGAAACGAAACAAGGCCACTGCTTCTCGTTCTTTTTCCGTCATGGATTCCTCCCTGTAGTGTGATGGATAACGACTCGAAACCTCATTTTCGCTGTTATCATCTCCAGGGGAATCCGGGCAGAGATACAATACGGTAGGGTGGTTATTGCACGGTCATATTCTCCTTTTGTGTTGCACGGGTTACCGGGATGATATTTTGAGTGATAATCAACTGATATCCCTGGGGTTCATCCCCAGGATCAGTTTGATCATTCGCCGTAGGCTTCGCCACCAGAGGCGTTGCCGGCGTCTCGGCAGCCCCGGCAACCAACGTTTTTTCCTGTTCCGGTAAAGAATACAGGCCAGAATCTCTGCGATACTTGAACGAAATCGGCGAAAATAACCGTATGGACGTACTCGGTGAACAGCCCCACAGCAGGAACAGCGGAGGCGACGGAGATAAATCCCCTCATGAACAGAGGAAAAGTAGGAGAGCACAAACCCATGCCCCCACAATTTACCTGAACAACGTGGGCAGAATAATGGCTTGGGCCAGCTGAACTGACGGCCAAGGCGAGCAATTTCCTTGACCTTGGCTTTGACAAAAAGTACCAGTGAAGTAACTCCTTGCAGGATGGTTAGATCCTGGTTGGAGGGGATGGTGGATCTTTGCAGAGGTCCATCATCCCACCCACATCTTTCCTCGCAGTTTATTCCGATTTTTCAATCAATTGCTTTAACAGATTCTGGAAATATTCACCGCTTTTTGTTCAGCGTATTTGGGAACCAACACCCCGTGATATTGCGGCTGATTGGTAAATGGCTGAACGCGGGTTTCATGTCGGGTGGAGTAGTATCGCGGACCGAAGAAGGGTCGCCACAGGGTGGGCCGATCAGCCCAATCCTGGCAAATATCTACCTGCACTACGTGCTTGATCTTTGGTTTGCAAAGAAGGTCAAGCCCTGGTGCACCGGAGAGGTATACCTGACGCGGTTTGCTGACGACTTCGTGGTAAATTTCCAATACAGGTGTGATGCGGAAGGATTCGCAAGAGTCTTGCCCAAACGATTCGGGAAATTCGGGCTGGAATTGGCAGAGGAAAAGACACGGTTGATGCGTTTTGGGCGCTTCGCGCGGGCTGACATGGAGAGAACCGGCAACAAACCGGAAACGTTTGACTTTCTAGGGTTCAAGCACGTGTGCGGATCGGATCGCGGGGGAAAATTTGCCTTGATTCGAATACCATGCGTTAAAAGTTGCCGAAAGTTCCTGGCCAAGACCAAAGAATGGCTTAATCGGCATATGCACTGGAAACGACGCGACCAACAGCGTCAACTCGTGTCAATGCTGCGAGGTTTTTATCAGTACTTCGGACTCCACCATTGCAAACCGAAACTCGACAATATTCGTCGGGGAGTACAGAGGCAGTGGAGCCTCAGCCTGCGACGGCGCAGTCAGAGGCATCGAATGTATTGGAGCTACCTCAAGAGTTGCTCCTGGTTTGAACTGCCCTACGCGGTGTCAACATTACATCCGTCGATTTGACGAACGGTCAACGAGTGCAGCCTGGGGAGCCCGTTGCGGGAATTCCGCACGGCGGGTTCTGCGAGGGGGGGGGCGGGTACAAGAGGTCTATAACCTCAAGGTCCGCCTCTACCCACCGCACGGTATCACAGCGGTATCATATCGTGAAAATAAAGTTATTTATATCAAAAAATTAGGTTCTTCGGTGCGGGTTCGAGTCCCGCCTCGTCCACCAAAAAATCAAAATAGATAATTCGTTATCTATCTTTAATAGCCAGTGTAAACAGTGACTTAATGGTGACTGATTAACACTGGCTTTTTTTGTCTTATACCTCACAAAACCATGATCATCGCTGGTTTAGGCCCGTAGTTCTTCAATCAAAATAGACCGAAGCAGATGGGATAATCATATAAAAAATAGTGATTTCAAGACGTTGAAAGGGATAAATGGAATTTTGTCTAAAATGAAACAGGATGGATACTCCGATTGTACCATCCACCACATCTTAAAATTGATAAAACGGGTTTTCAATTGGGCAATTGAGAACGGTCACTATTTTGAGGTGAACCCGTGCAACACAATCAAACCACCGAAGTATGATAATCGGGTTACTGCCTATCTGGGTACAGAGGAAATCACCGAATTGGTCGACGACTATGCCTCAACTCCAAATCCCCCTGTTTCCCGAAGGTACCACTCTGATCAACCAAAACATTGGGTTCCTGCGACAAGGGAGCACCATTACCTATGTTCACGGCAGTCTTCCCGTGTTCACCCATGATATTGACGACCTGGCCAGGTTTTGCATGTTCACCAGTCAATTGTATATCAACGGCAGTGCCAGCCAGGCAGAGATCTGTCGGGCTTTCGGCGTAAGCAAGATCAGTGTGCTGCGCAGTGTGAAGCTGTACCGGGAAAAAGGGATGGCTGGTTTTTTCGCTCCACGTGTCTGTCGAGGTCCGGCGGTATTGACACCCGAGGTGCTGGAGCAGGTGCAACACCTCCTTGACGAGGAACATTCTGTTCCGGATATTGCCAAAGAACTGGAACTGAAAGCCGATACGCTGCACAAGGCACTACGTGCGGGCAAGCTGCGCCGTCCTTTAAAAAAAAGAGGTGTGCCCGCAGCTGGTCAACGGTAACAGCAAGAGCGAACGAAGTCGGAATGACGCGGCAGCTCCTATCGGCATGGGGGCAACGGACACTACCGGCCGAATATTGGCCAGTTTATTTGGTCAAGGCCCGCCTGAATTGGTCTTCACCCACAGTCTAGATGTGAGCAATGGCGGGGTTTTGCTTGCCTTACCCGCACTGCTGAACCTGGGATTGCTCAATCATCTTGAATATCTGGTCCTGCCGGACGGATACTACCGGCTAGATTCCATTTTAGTGCTGCTCGCTTTCATGGCGTTGGCCCGGGTTAAAAATATTGAGTGGTTGCGGTACAGCCCGCCGGGAGAATGGGGCAAGCTACTCGGTCTTGACCGGATCCCGGAGGCAAAAACCCTGCGCAACAAAGTGCGGTTACTGACCGAGGGTGGTCAGGCGCAACAGTGGAGTGGAGCTCTGAGCCGGGACTGGATGGCGATGTTTCCGGAAACCGCGGGTGTGCTTTACATCGACGGGCACGTTCGCGTGTACCACGGCAGCCAGACGGAGTTGCCCCGTCACTATGTGGCCAGGCAGCAACTCTGCTTGTGGGCTACCACCGATTACTGGGTGAATGCCATGGACGGCCAGCCGTTTTTCATGGTGAACCAGCCGGTGGATCCTGGGCTGTTGACGGTTCTTGAAGAATAGATCGTCCCCCGTCTGGAGGAGGAAGTTCCTCTTCAGTCCAACCTGTTCCCCTCTACCGACCCTCTGATCCCCCGGTTCACCCTGGTCTTTGACCGGAAAGGCTACAGCCCCGATTTTATGGCCAGGATGCTGAAAAAAGGGATCGCTTGCCTGAGCTACCACAAATACCCCGGCGACGACTAGCCCACGACGGAGTTTACCTCGCATAAGGTCGACTTGATATCAGGCCAGAGCGAAGAGATGCTCCTGGCTGAACGCGACACGCTACTCGGCAAAAAGTTCACGGTACGCGAGATTCGTAAGCTGAGCCCAAGCGGACACCAAACGGCTATTCTCTCCACCGATTTCAGAAAGGATATCACCCATTGCGCCGCGGCCATGTTCGCTCGATGGTGTCAGGAGAATTTTTTCAGGTATATGCGCGAACATTACAACCTTGACAGGCTTGTCGACTACAGTACCAGGAAATATTCCTGGCAGCACACGGGTGATCAACCCCCAGTATTGGGAGTTGGACAGCGAAGTGAGAAAACAGGCAGCTCGCCTAACGCGGAAACGATGCGAATGCAACGCGATCGTGCTCTGTGACAATATCGAGCCGAATGTTGTAACCGCCTATGAAACGAAAAAATGCCGCGCTACAGCAAGAAATCGAGCATATGAAAATAACCCTGGACGACCTGAAAGCCTGCCGCAAGGCAACGCCCAGACATGTACAATTTTCCGATCTGCCCGAGGAAGACAGGTTCCGCATGTTGGGGATGAAAAGCAAGCATTTCATCGACACGATCAAACTCATCGACTATCGGGCCGAGTCCGCCATGACCAATATCGTACGCCAAGCCATGTATCGCCGTGATGACGCCCGCAGTTTGCTCCGTAGCCTGTATGCCACCGAGGCCGATATCATACCGGACCAAGCGGAGCAGAAACTCACGATTAGGATCCACCAACCGGCTAACCGCTGCAGCGCTGAATCTATACTGCACCTTATTGGCGAGTTAAACACAACCCGAACAGTTTTTCCAGGAACTGACCTCCGGTTGTTCTCCGAATTGGTGACATGACAAAATCTCTCGAGGTCAGGAGGCCTGTATAATAAATGAAATGTTTTTGTTATCGGCAAAACTATTATAATTGTTGGGTGACTTGGGCAGTAGATACATAAAATATGCATAACCCGAGGAGAAATCATCTTTCAAGAGGCCTTTCACCATTTAGGTGGAGTACGATGCTTACTGATTTTAGGGAGAACCGTAGCTCATGAATGCAATAAAGCAGGTGATAATAGTGGGAATTTTGGTTTTATGCACTGACGCTCACGCGATCAATGTGTTCGGAGTTATTCCCAATGAAACGGTTTGGTCCAGTGCAGACTCTCCGGTTCATGTGGTAGGCGATCTTGACATTGCTGGCCTTACGGTAGAGCCGGGTGTTGAGATCCGTCTTACTGGAGACTACGAGATTGTGGTATCCGGCGTCATTCGTTCACTGGGAAGCCAGGAATCGCCGGTGGTGTTCAGACCTTCCGATGACAATCCCGCAGGCTGGAGAGGCTTCTACTTTGAGGATAGCGATTCAGGTAGTGAGTTTCGCTGGACCCGAATTGAGGGTGCCAATAGCAGCGGTGTTCATATCGTAAGATCGAATCCCTCATTCGACCATGTCACCTTTGAAGGAAATCGTGCGACCTACGGTGGTGCCATCCGTGCAGAGATTTTAGACGATAACCTCAGGATTACCAATAGTCTGTTTGTCAACAACCTTGCGAGTACCGCGGGTGGTGCCATTTACGCAGTTGGACCGACAGGTCCGGCCGATGCCGTGTTGGAGGTGACGGAAAGCGTGTTCCGGCAGAATAACGCCGGCACTACGAACGACATACAGGAGAACACCTTCGGTGGCGCAATATATGTTGAAGGAAACTCGGTTATTACGGGTAGTACGTTCACGGAGAACGAAGCCCGGGCCTATACGATCTACGCTTTAGGTGGTAGATACACCTGGGGTGGTGCCGTCTATACCGCCCTAGGGCGCAGCGAGATCAATGCCTCCATCTTTAAGGGAAATGCGTGCCGAATGGGTGCACATGGTCAAACCCCGGACGCGAGCCGTGCCTATGGTGGAGCGGTGCATTTGGCCTCCGGTGAGCTGCTGCTCGGTAATGATCTGCTGGTGGATAATGAACTCATTGCCAGCCGCAATCCAGACTATCGAGGTAGCGGTGTTTACATCGGAGACGGAGCCTGTAGCATCATCAATTGCACCCTCGCGCGCAATGGTACCCATGCGGTATATCGGGATGGAGGTCTGGTCGAAATACTCAATTCCATCCTCTACTTCAACAACAACAGCGGCGAGCAGATCGCCGGTTCCATGCTGGCGACCTACTCCGACATCCAGAACGGATTCTCAGGAGAGGGAAACATCAGACTAAACCCAATTTTTAACGGGCTGTATGTCATAGTGCAGCCTTCTCCCGCCATTGATGCAGGTAATCCCGATCCTGAGTTTGTCGATATATTCCCTCCTGGGCAGGGCAGCACTAGAAACGATCTTGGATACACCGGTGGTCCAGCTACGCAGCACTGGAACAATCCCGTTTGTTATCGCGACGCTGATGGCGATGGGTATGGTAATCCGACGAATTTTGCCTACATGTCAAGTTGCACTTTTAATTATGTGCCCGACAATAATGACTGCGACGACCAGGACCCGACAATTTTCCCTGGTGATGACGATAGCTGCCCTGATCCATCAACCATCAACGGTGTGCGCGGATTTTTGGGCAATGAAACGGTTTGGTCCAGTGCAGACTCTCCGGTTCATGTGGTAGGCGATCTTGACATTGCTGGCCTTACGGTAGAGCCGGGTGTTGAGATCCGTCTTACTGGAGACTACGAGATTGTGGTATCCGGCGTCATTCGTTCACTGGGAAGCCAGGAATCGCCGGTGGTGTTCAGACCTTCCGATGACAATCCCGCAGGCTGGAGAGGCTTCTACTTTGAGGATAGCGATTCAGGTAGTGAGTTTCGCTGGACCCGAATTGAGGGTGCCAATAGCAGCGGTGTTCATATCGTAAGATCGAATCCCTCATTCGACCATGTCACCTTTGAAGGAAATCGTGCGACCTACGGTGGTGCCATCCGTGCAGAGATTTTAGACGATAACCTCAGGATTACCAATAGTCTGTTTGTCAACAACCTTGCGAGTACCGCGGGTGGTGCCATTTACGCAGTTGGACCGACAGGTCCGGCCGATGCCGTGTTGGAGGTGACGGAAAGCGTGTTCCGGCAGAATAACGCCGGCACTACGAACGACACACAGGAGAACACCTTCGGTGGCGCAATATATGTTGAAGGAAACTCGGTTATTACGGGTAGTACGTTCACGGAGAACGAAGCCCGGGCCTATACGATCTACGCTTTAGGTGGTAGATACACCTGGGGTGGTGCCGTCTATACCGCCCTAGGGCGCAGCGAGATCAATGCCTCCATCTTTAAGGGAAATGCGTGCCGAATGGGTGCACATGGTCAAACCCCGGACGCGAGCCGTGCCTATGGTGGAGCGGTGCATTTGGCCTCCGGTGAGCTGCTGCTCGGTAATGATCTGCTGGTGGATAATGAACTCATTGCCAGCCGCAATCCAGACTATCGAGGTAGCGGTGTTTACATCGGAGACGGAGCCTGTAGCATCATCAATTGCACCCTCGCGCGCAATGGTACCCATGCGGTATATCGGGATGGAGGTCTGGTCGAAATACTCAATTCCATCCTCTACTTCAACAACAACAGCGGCGAGCAGATCGCCGGTTCCATGCTGGCGACCTACTCCGATATCCAGAACGGATTCTCAGGAGAGGGAAACATCAGACTAGATCCGATTTTCATCGACGATGTTCATCTTGGTGGAGGCTCACCGTGTATCAATAGAGGGTCAGCAATCGGTGCGCCAAGAAACGACATTGAAGGCAAGAGGAGGCCACAAGGTAGAGGCTATGACATGGGGGCTTACGAATATTCCTTTCCCGGTTCCTCAGCAGAATCTGTGGGCACCCTGGGGTATCGGCAGGTCACCAAGCCCATGATATAAAGCTATTTTCAGCCCATCGTACGTGCGAAATCCATAGGATCGCTTGGTAACCACCTTTGCCTTGTTGTTAAAGCCCTCCACACAACCCAGGGCAATCGTATTTTTTGCACGAAACCAGTTGAGCAGGAGGGGGCGGTGAGCTCTCAACATTTTGGCAACCTTCTTCATCGGTTTGATTTTGGATCGCATGGTTCTTGTGCACCAGGCATCAAGAAACTTTCCAGCCCAAGCCGGTGAACTGTAGCCCCAGAATCGCTGAAAATCTTCCTTGAGCAAGTAGGCGCGGATAGTTCTGAGGTTGCATGCGAGCAGATCCTTGAGCCTGTCCACCTGTTTTTCGGTCAGATTTTCAGGTCGTTTTAAGAGGCACCAACGGCTCTTTGCAAGGAGGGGTTCTTTCCCCTTCTTCTTGAGCTCCTTGGCCTCATCGGCTCTGACCTCGTCGATAGCCTTGCTCATGTGACTCATGATATGAAACCGGTCGAGGATATTGACGGCGCCCGCTGCTTTTTCGGCAATGACGGCCAGATAGGGTTTCCACATGTCACTGCAAATAAACCGCAATTGCCGAGACCTTGCCGTGCCGAGCCAGTCGAAAAACTCTCTGAAAGTTTTGGCGGTCCTGTCGGGGCCGATCCAAAGCAGGCGCCTTTTTCCCTGGTCAAGCTGATACACCAGGGTGACAAACTTATCCTTGCGTTTGCGCCAGCAGATTTCGTCGATGCCAATGGCAGTGATCCCATCGATATTACGATAGGCGAGCCCCCAGTTGACCGCCATTTCCACCGACCTGAAGACCGTGTCCCAACTGGTTTTAAAGATTTCGGCCACTTCCTTCCAGCTCAAGCGTTTACACCATGTGGCCAGGAACCATGCGTAAGAGATCGTAAGATGGCTCTTTCCTACAACCCATGGCAGCTTTTCGACTTTGACGCCACAGGTTGGACACTGCAGCCGCCGTGGAGCATAGAGGAAAAATACCGGAATGCCCCACAAGGGCACAAAGGCAAAAGATCTGACACGCAGGGTGTCGTACCCCGGCCCCCTCTGGCCGCACTTGGAACAGATGGGTTTGCGGCCGGCCTGGGGCCGCAACGTTATCACCAATGCCGGCGGTCCGGAATCACGCCATTTGCAAGTGTCATAGATAAAACCCGGTTGTTTTTCAATACGGTTCAAGATAGTTTTAACGTGCATCCTGTCTGATCTAAGCTGAGGAGTTTTTGGAAGAAACATTCCCCCGGCAAAGTAAGGCAGGATGCATTTTATGAAACCCCCACAAAAGGACATTGGCAATAGCAGGGAGGTCCGCCTCTATCAAGGCCAAGCCCTGCGGGTGCGCGCTGCGCGCACAGCCTTGACAGAGACGAACCTCCCTGCTCATCCTGAAAGTGGCAAGGGTGACGGGGCGGCAGGTGCCCACCCCTCTCACCTCCGGAGGGGCTCAGGTTCTGGGGCTTATTTTCAAAGAGCTACCCACAAATTCTGCGGACGAGGCCCTTTCCCACAGCCATGCCATGGATATTTCTGCTATTGCAGGATTAACTCAAAATTTGAATAGAGACGCCTATTGAAGTAAAGCGGGGGCAGCAAGGCCCGAGACACCACAACAGCGTGTGCGCAGTATAAAATACCAGCACCAACCGAATGAAAAACGAACACTTATGTAGGCGGATAGTCAACGCATCGGCTTCCTGTTTTGTGAAGGATAGCATGCCAGCATAATGTATGGCCTCAGGAAAAGTCAGTGGAAGTTCTTGCTGCCCCTGACCGTATAGTTCAGCGCGTGTTGGATTTCAATTTAAATGGCATTTTTTCGCCTTATTATCCTGGTAATGTTACCTGATTATATGGTTCTTGATAGCTGATTGTGGATCACACCAAAAGGTCAAGCCCTGCAGGTGTCGTCGCAAGCTCCTCCAACCTTTCGGCGTGATCCATAATCACCTGAACCTGCTTTTTGAGGTCAAAACAAAATGAAATTTTGTTTTCATTCTTGCCAACAAGCGCGGTGAAAAAGGTACAATATTTTTCAAGCCAAATTGAGAACCAACAGCGCGTGAAGTACTTGGGTTGGGATGCCATTATGCTTTGAATTTTTGACGGAGAGGAAGCATGGCTACAAAGAAATCCAGCGACCGGAGGGTATCATGAAAGGGTTGAAGGTGACCGGTATATGCATGGTAGGAATTCTGGTAATTGTTTATTTCGTGTCCAATGTAAGAGCGGACAATCTATTGAAGGATCCCGGATTCGAATTAAGTAATACTGACGGTTCATTTCCAAGTTCAGGATATTGGAAGCCTGCGTGGCTTGGCACCGCCGGAGCAGTTTGTACCAATACAGCTGCACATACAGGAACAGCGGGTGTGTGGGAATATACCGGCACTGCGGGCGCTGACTGGTGGTCGGGCCCATTTCAAGAAGATTGTGCAGCCAACGCGGGGGAGGTCTTTAACGGCAGGGCTTGGGTGAGGTCGTATTCATCATGGGTAAACGGGAGTAGAGCTCTTGTCAGACTTTCTTTCTTAGATGGCGCGAAGGCTACTATTGCCTCAAAAGACAGTCCGGCAATTACCAGTGCTGGTAACGGTTGGCAACAACTGAGCGTTCAATCCGATCCGGCTCCTTCTGGTACTGCGTATGTCAAATATATCATATATCTTGAAAAGCCTAATGGCTCTGTAGGCCAAAGTATAGCAAGCTTCGATGACTGCGAGTTGGAAAAGGCCGCAACTACTCAACCCATTCTTTCCATAAATCCATTGACGTTGGGATTCGGGAGTGATCTTGCTTCACTCACTTTCGATATACATAATGTCGGCAATGGCGTACTTTCCTGGGGCATTGAAAAGAATGTAAGCTGGGCAAACGTTTCCGCCGCGAGCGGCACCACTACCACGGAAACTGACACCATCACGGTGAACATTAGCAGAACCGGCATGCACCTTCCAACTTATGAAGGTGCTCTTTCTGTGACTTCCAATGGGGGAAACCAGGACATCAATATTTTTATGGAAATCGTTCCTCCCACGGAAGTGCCAAAGCAACCCGCTCTCGTAAACACCGACGGATACCGACTTATGGTGAAACGTAGATTACCCGATGGCACCATCGACATCGCACGACCCTATACAATAAAAGGTGCTGCCTGGGCGCCTGCAAGCATAGGGACACTTTCAGATGTCACAAGTCGCCGCCGTGAATTTGACAGGTGGTACCGAACTGATATTCAGATGCTCAGAGAAATGAACGCCAATACCATTTATGTATTTCTCGATTTCGGAACCACTCCCGAATTCATCGATACGGCGAAAGCCGTACTAGATTTCTGTTATCAGAACGGCATAATGGTGGTTATGACTGTTGACGAAGACGGTTCTGACAACACGGCAAATATTGAGGCAGCAGTAAATGCCTTCAAAAATCATCCCGCGATACTCATGTGGGCGCTTGGAAACGAATGGAACCTATGGCGTCCTGATAGACCGAAGTATTATGCTCATTACACTACCCTTTCAGCCGCAGCAAGCGCGATGCAAGAGAACGCCCTGTTGATCAAATCACTCGACACTAATCACCCTGTCTCCTCCATCCTTGGCGAAATAACCTATCCGACAAAATCCGATGTAAGTGATATCGTAAATAATATCTGTACAGCTGTTGACGTATGGGGAGCTAATATATACCGAGGTC
Coding sequences within it:
- a CDS encoding choice-of-anchor Q domain-containing protein: MNAIKQVIIVGILVLCTDAHAINVFGVIPNETVWSSADSPVHVVGDLDIAGLTVEPGVEIRLTGDYEIVVSGVIRSLGSQESPVVFRPSDDNPAGWRGFYFEDSDSGSEFRWTRIEGANSSGVHIVRSNPSFDHVTFEGNRATYGGAIRAEILDDNLRITNSLFVNNLASTAGGAIYAVGPTGPADAVLEVTESVFRQNNAGTTNDIQENTFGGAIYVEGNSVITGSTFTENEARAYTIYALGGRYTWGGAVYTALGRSEINASIFKGNACRMGAHGQTPDASRAYGGAVHLASGELLLGNDLLVDNELIASRNPDYRGSGVYIGDGACSIINCTLARNGTHAVYRDGGLVEILNSILYFNNNSGEQIAGSMLATYSDIQNGFSGEGNIRLNPIFNGLYVIVQPSPAIDAGNPDPEFVDIFPPGQGSTRNDLGYTGGPATQHWNNPVCYRDADGDGYGNPTNFAYMSSCTFNYVPDNNDCDDQDPTIFPGDDDSCPDPSTINGVRGFLGNETVWSSADSPVHVVGDLDIAGLTVEPGVEIRLTGDYEIVVSGVIRSLGSQESPVVFRPSDDNPAGWRGFYFEDSDSGSEFRWTRIEGANSSGVHIVRSNPSFDHVTFEGNRATYGGAIRAEILDDNLRITNSLFVNNLASTAGGAIYAVGPTGPADAVLEVTESVFRQNNAGTTNDTQENTFGGAIYVEGNSVITGSTFTENEARAYTIYALGGRYTWGGAVYTALGRSEINASIFKGNACRMGAHGQTPDASRAYGGAVHLASGELLLGNDLLVDNELIASRNPDYRGSGVYIGDGACSIINCTLARNGTHAVYRDGGLVEILNSILYFNNNSGEQIAGSMLATYSDIQNGFSGEGNIRLDPIFIDDVHLGGGSPCINRGSAIGAPRNDIEGKRRPQGRGYDMGAYEYSFPGSSAESVGTLGYRQVTKPMI
- a CDS encoding ISL3 family transposase, which translates into the protein MHVKTILNRIEKQPGFIYDTCKWRDSGPPALVITLRPQAGRKPICSKCGQRGPGYDTLRVRSFAFVPLWGIPVFFLYAPRRLQCPTCGVKVEKLPWVVGKSHLTISYAWFLATWCKRLSWKEVAEIFKTSWDTVFRSVEMAVNWGLAYRNIDGITAIGIDEICWRKRKDKFVTLVYQLDQGKRRLLWIGPDRTAKTFREFFDWLGTARSRQLRFICSDMWKPYLAVIAEKAAGAVNILDRFHIMSHMSKAIDEVRADEAKELKKKGKEPLLAKSRWCLLKRPENLTEKQVDRLKDLLACNLRTIRAYLLKEDFQRFWGYSSPAWAGKFLDAWCTRTMRSKIKPMKKVAKMLRAHRPLLLNWFRAKNTIALGCVEGFNNKAKVVTKRSYGFRTYDGLKIALYHGLGDLPIPQGAHRFC
- a CDS encoding glycoside hydrolase family 2 TIM barrel-domain containing protein, which codes for MKGLKVTGICMVGILVIVYFVSNVRADNLLKDPGFELSNTDGSFPSSGYWKPAWLGTAGAVCTNTAAHTGTAGVWEYTGTAGADWWSGPFQEDCAANAGEVFNGRAWVRSYSSWVNGSRALVRLSFLDGAKATIASKDSPAITSAGNGWQQLSVQSDPAPSGTAYVKYIIYLEKPNGSVGQSIASFDDCELEKAATTQPILSINPLTLGFGSDLASLTFDIHNVGNGVLSWGIEKNVSWANVSAASGTTTTETDTITVNISRTGMHLPTYEGALSVTSNGGNQDINIFMEIVPPTEVPKQPALVNTDGYRLMVKRRLPDGTIDIARPYTIKGAAWAPASIGTLSDVTSRRREFDRWYRTDIQMLREMNANTIYVFLDFGTTPEFIDTAKAVLDFCYQNGIMVVMTVDEDGSDNTANIEAAVNAFKNHPAILMWALGNEWNLWRPDRPKYYAHYTTLSAAASAMQENALLIKSLDTNHPVSSILGEITYPTKSDVSDIVNNICTAVDVWGANIYRGPEFYGLFTEWKGMSVKPLFLSEFGTDAFFSTSWWPVVGYEDQPMQAGYIETLWLDLANEFSANDPSKVCLGGTVFEWNDEWWKTGTGSPSVQEFDGYETTWNPIAHPDGFANEEWFGIVSVNRERRMGYYSLQSHFRGRQAVTIPSIILLLSE